The following nucleotide sequence is from Bacteroidota bacterium.
TGACGAGTATGTGCTGCAGCTGACGGAAGAGGAAAAGATGTTCTGCTCGTCATACAAGGAAAGCGTCGGCATCAGGAAGGATGAATTGGTTGTCGGGTTCAATACGGGCTGTTCTGAACTCTATCCCAACAAGAAAATGACCATTGACCAGCATGTACAACTCATTGAGAGCCTGTGCATGCTCGATCATGTCAGGCTGGTACTTGTCGGAGGACCCGAAGATACCGAACGCAATGCAGAAATCGTACGCCGGGTTGGAGAGAATGTGATCAGCACGCCGACCACCGAAGGAGTCCGGCGGGGTTTATGCTACGAGAACATTTGCGACGTAATCATTTCAGGGGATTCGTTCGGGATGCACGCCGCGGTTGCGTTGAAGAAACATGTTCTCGTCTGGTTCGGCGTCAGTTGCTGGACGGAGATTGATTTGTACGAGAGAGGGGAGAAGTTCATACCTCACGGACTGGCATGTTCCCC
It contains:
- a CDS encoding lipopolysaccharide heptosyltransferase family protein, coding for DEYVLQLTEEEKMFCSSYKESVGIRKDELVVGFNTGCSELYPNKKMTIDQHVQLIESLCMLDHVRLVLVGGPEDTERNAEIVRRVGENVISTPTTEGVRRGLCYENICDVIISGDSFGMHAAVALKKHVLVWFGVSCWTEIDLYERGEKFIPHGLACSPCWKRSCPYNLECIHMIDLEGIVAAVKRFHAAWNEKKARA